The Fusarium falciforme chromosome 4, complete sequence genomic interval TCGACGTCCCCTTAACCTTTCACCCCGCCAAATAcccctcaccaccacccgcTGCTTCAACACATCACCATATTTCACAATGGCGGACCAGGTCAAGCGCAATCCTCACCCGGATTTCAAGGGCGTCGAGGCTTCTCGTCCAGATTGGAATAACGAGTCAAAGTTTCGTTACACAAAGACTGTCAACCCGGATTGGAAGTTTGGCGATGGCGCAAACAAGCTTCATGAGGGCGACGCGGGGAAGAAGCACGTCGCAATAGATCCCCATGAAGAGGGACGCAACCCTGGCTTCAACTACAAGTTTCTCATCTCTGCCATTACTCCACGACCTATTGCGTTTGTGAGCACGCGCTCTGCCGACGGGTCTTCGACCAACCTGGCGCCCTTTAGCTACTTCAATATGGTCAACCACGATCCCCCGCTGTTCGTCGTGGGCATCGCTTCCGGCCTGGGAAACGCCAAGGATACGCTGCGCAACGTGTCCGAGTCGGGCGAGTgtgtcatcaacatcatctcgGAGCCCTTTGTCGAGGCTGCCAACTCGGCCAGCGCAAACGCCCCCTATGGCGTATCTGAGTGGGACATTTCTGGCCTCACCCCTGTGTACGATTGCGAGACGGTCAAGTGCGCTCGTGTTGGCGAGGCTGTCGTCAGTATCGAGGCCAAGCTTGACACTCTCAAGGAATATGACAGCCGCGCCCGTCCGGGCAACAAGTCTGGTACCATCGCCATCTTTGAAGGAACGAGGTTCTGGGTTAGGGAGGATGCCATTAACGAGGAGAGGAACCTCGTCGATCCCCAGGTGCTGAGGCCGATCAGCCGTCTGGGAGGCATCACGTATGGAAGGACCACCGAGGTCATGGAGATTCCTAGAGTCGACTTCGAGAAGGATGTCGGTGGGTTAGAGGGtgctgagaagctcaagaagcaaaATTCGCAATAGACTAGAGTTTTTATATATGGCTGATGACTGATAGAATAGAGCTAGACGGATTCGCGACCCATCACATGGAACCATTTCAGTGTGCAACACAGCTCTCGATTCAGTATCAAACCTCCAGTTCCTCTCCTGGAACGGACTCAAAGGATATCTCAGGAACAAAAACCGCCTCAGACAAAAGACAGCAGCGTACATATCAGAACAAATATCAGGTCATGCAAATCATGAAGCCAAAACCGAACCTATACCGCAAGCCGAACCTCATACAAGCCTATACCGAACCACATGCAACAACACATTCTTGTACACGATGCAACGCCGGAGAATGAACAAATCAAAAGAAAAAGCTCTGCCCGGGCTTGGAAATGACAAACTCGCAACCCAGCTGCGCCTCCTTTTCGTGCTCCAAGAGCTGCTCTAGGATTTGGTCGCCCACGTTGGGTCCATCATTTAACCGGTCCTTGACGTGTATGATGACAACCTTGAGCCCCTCGAGTTGTCTCATAGGTGCAGAAGTGAACGACTCGAGTTCCCTGAGGGTCAGCTCAGCTGTTGGAGTAGCTAGGTGCGGCGTCGGGGGTGTCTCAGGACCAGGATGCACGAGGTCGACCGATGAagccttgatggtgatggtctttGGCGAGACGGGGTCCTCTGGTGAGAGATTGGCCAGTGAAGGATTACGGCGAGGGACTTCCTCGTTGAGACTGCCTACacgcttgcgcttcttggtaTTGAGGAGTCGGTTACTACGAGCCTCAGCAACTTGAGAGGCCAGCGCACGCAGCTCCTGGATAACGTAGACAGGCTTGAGATGGCCGAATAGGCGGTCATCGCACTGCGAATCGTCATAGCTGCACTCGATAAATATGGCACGCAGGGAGCCTGAGTCGATCTTTGGTGCGGCTTCGTTCCACACCTGAAAGTTTCGGGGACTCAGTGACAGGGAGTCAGGTTCGACGTCACCAAAGATTAGAACCTCGCGGTGGGTTTTCTGGTCTTGGATAAAGTATGCGCTTGAATCGTAGACACATATCCGCTCCTGCTCGGTCTGAGGCGATCCGGGGCCAAATGTGGCTTGGCTGAGCAGACTCGAGGTTCGCTGGGGAGGTACTGGGTGGCTGTAGAGGTCGCGTCGTGGGGGTATGGACATGGAAGCATCATGGCTGCCGAATCGCGTCGAGGCACTCGAAGCTGAGCCCCTGTGGTTGTGCTTCTCGATGCAGTGGCCGTGGCTCACACTCCAGATTTTGACCTGAAGCCCGTCGGCGACCTCGACATAACCCCTgccttcaccatcaccaagagcaGGGCTTCCTCCCTCGACCAATCTCATAAAAGTAACCATTCCAGCGCCATTGTTCTCATCACTGAGATTAGGCCAGATGACATGGTTAAAGATGTGCGTCTTGAAGGCCTGGATGGTGCTGGGCAGACCGGCTAGCTTCTTGGGTCGGGTGCCTGGTAAGCCGGCCGTGTTGATGACGAAGCCAGCGATGTGATCGAGATGAGGGTGAGTAATGAGATATGTATCGACAAGCGACTGAGTGATGTGAGCGGCATTAGCTAGGATGGACGTATGAGGAAGCTCGATGCCGGAGAAGGGGCCTGAGGTGAGTGTGAAGGGGGCAGAGGGGGCTGGTGAGGGCGTCGCAGCCTCAATGAGATTGCATATCGATGAGAGATGAACACCGGcatcgacggcgacgacagAACCGCGATGCCAGTTTTGAGCGACGGAGCGGACCAAGAATGAAGTGACATTGGACTCGAGAGGTCCGCCTCCAGAACCCTATGATCTGAGGTTAGTAAATGTTGTCATGGCTCATGTTGTGAGGCTGAAATGATGGTGAATTGGTCCGTAAGCAATGCTTGAAACATGTATAGAACAGAGCCAAAAAGGATGAGAGACCAGGAGTGAAGGCCCGTTGAATCACATGTGATCCCTCCATTCGTCTGCCTGCGTCTGGCCTCCATCGCATCGCGGCAACGTCTTTGTATACTGCAAGCGACGAGACCCATGATATCATGGGTCAAAACAACAACGACGGCATGAGGAACAGAGCGCGAACAAACACCAATAAAAATACGTACCAACACAATCACCTGCAGGGCAGGTTCCATCTGATCCTCTCCCATGACGAACACAAGCAAAGAGAGTTGACGGATGACAATTTGAGAGATGGTTGACCCGACGGTTGGATAGCACAAGGCGAACAGTAACCAAGGTAAGGGTAAGGTTCCCCCGTGGGTTGGTTATCGACCCACTAAAAGTGCCCCGAGCGCCCTAGCAAGCACCTTCTGTAAGGTACCTACAGCGGTCTGCCGCACGGGCGCTGCACCTGGAGAGTTCCCGACCGCCTTAGCAGAAGACCCCGACTCGGACCGCCCACTTGGAGGGTGCCTCCACTTTCTCGGATCCGGAATTCCAGGCCTTGGCCGATCTGTAACCGACGCCGCAACGCCAATGAGAGAACGGTTCAAGCCTTTCTACCTCCAAGTTGAAGGAGGGAGGGACACACCGTGCACAACGGCCTGTAAATATTCTCCGATCCTCCGGGGGGTTGGTCGTCGAGTAATGAGATGGCTGCAAACCCCGTGACGCGACGCGTGAGGATGGGAACTGCTCAGCGATAATAGGAGAGATAATCGCCGGGCAATACCTAGCGCTGAAGCCCACTGCGGGTACAGGAAAAAAGGATAATGCTGGATGAAGCTATAGTAGTCGCTCGCTTCGCTTGCATCAGGCGACGCGCCGAGGATAAGGTAGTCCTGAGAGCCAAGGGAGTAAAAAAGGTCGGTTTTGCGTTTGGCGTGGAATCGAGATGTGGATATTGAGACGGGAGTGCCGATGCCACCAGCTGGTTGACTGATGGGAGATTGACAAGATGTTCAAGAGAAATGAAAGGATTGGAGAAAGAAGGAATACTCAAACTCTAAAAGAGGTTTGAAGGATGATTCAAAAGTCCATGGGCTTGAAGCAAAAGCAACGGGAAAGTCTTCAACGTCCCCCGGGAACACAGCTTCTTTTGAACTAGGTCCAGCCCTTCAAGCAAGCTATGCTATTCGACTACCTTGACCCTCGCACTTCGCCGATGCAGCATCCAGCCAGCAGGGGCGTTTTCTCTGGGCACTTTGGATGTCAAGCTACAGCTACAGCTCACACCGGGGCCTTGGATGGGCtctcttctcagcctccccCGTTGCCACCGCCCTCTCCAACAAAGCTCTTGTTCAGCCCTCTTGTCCAACACCGAAAAGTCAAACCCCCAAAGCAGACAAAACGTCAGAAAACGATGTCATCAACAGCAGCTGCTCCCCCAAAAGCCCACAAGACAAAGCTCCCGGCTCAGCTCCCAGGCCGCAGAGCTGTCCTAGCGTGGACCTCATCCATCCCCCGGCGCCCCCCCATCTAGCGCCCCCCGGGTGTGAGACCCCCCCCTCCGCCCACTTCGGCGTTCCCGTGCCATGCACCAAAGATCTTCTCCCTTTGGGCCATTTCTCCCATTCCTCAAGAGGAGGTCCCCTGTCGAACAACTGTCAAGCCGTACGTATCACAGGCTCGGGAGTTGTGTGAGGTCCACTTCTTTTTCCCTGGGCATGGGCTTGAGCTTCTGCTTTCCCAGAGCTTGGGCCCGCAGGCTGCAGTCCGTCTGGTTGCACGTCCGTCCTGTGCTATCCATCACCCTGGCGGGATCCTCTCTCGTCCCGTCTTTGACAACGTATCGATCGATTCCGTAAGAGCACATGAGGTGAAAGAGGAGTCCAAGTGGAAAATCCCTCGGAAGAATCCGAGATCTGTGTCCTTGCCCTTAGTTGGCACGGCCTGAGTGGCTTGAGTCCTAGCTACCGTGTCTGTGTCACAGTCATCAGATTATTTTCAGACACAAAGAGTTGTCAGATCACGACTTAACCAAAGGGTTCTATTTGTAAGTTTATTGGTTCGAGTTAAAGCAAAGATAAAGATAGAATTCCTTTGACCTTGGATTCACCCTCTGCCACCCAAGGGTCAGTAGCAGGGTCAGCAACTTGGTCAACTCGCTTGCTTTGTCAAGTCTTCACACAACGTCGCCTATTGCATTGCTTATCGAGAGTCCACTCTTCAACTAGGACTGACCTTGATTATCTATGACTAAAGAGGAAGGTATACCTCCGTCAGGGCTCCAAACTCCGTGCTGAGCCAAGTCTAATGCATCTATGTATGCGTCTATCCACGTCCTATTAACAAAGAAACTAACCAACAGAAACAGAAACCTCCACCTTGGAGGGGGGGATCGAAAGAGGAAACAAAGAGGAAAGACTTTGGCTAACCAAGAGACGCCATGTACGCCATGCCGTTGCCCGTTGCCTATGCAGGACCCCTCCCCTTCATAACTCATGATCAAAGCGTCTTTGTCGAACGGCTTCTCCTGCCTGCAGGAGAGAAGCCTTCGAGTCATTCCCCACTTTCTGATGATGCCCATCACTTGATAGGAAAACCCGTCGTCACTGCCAACTTTGCAGCTCTCTAGGCAGCCGAACGCCTGGGGCCTTGTCTTGGACTCCTCCTCAGAGGTGCGCCCTGACCTTAACGCTCGCTGCTCTTGGACGCCACTGAGCCCCTCTGTCGCTTGCGCCGCGGTTTGCTGCCGAACAGGCTGTCTCCGTCATCCTCGAGATCGCTGGCTCGTCGCTTCCGTGATCTGGCGTTGACCTCTGGGCTCTGGGGCTCAGACCCAGGTTGAGGTTCGTCTACAGCAGGGAGGGCGAGTGTAAGTGAATCCAACTGCATCGGGGTTGGCACTCGCGGCGGTGGCATTTCCATAGGGGTTGACTCCTCAGACTTTGTCTGCGGCATCGAGTTTGACTTCTCTAACGGCGACAGTCCCTTAAAGTTCAAATCCCCAGACGAGACCATTTGCATATAGTCGTACACATCCGGCTCTTTCGATTGCTCTGGAGGAACAAAGCCTGACTCGCCTGCCTGCTCTGTCAGTTGCATCAAGTTTGGGTCCAGCTGCATGAGGTCTTGCGCCCCCTGCTGCATCAAATCCAGCTGCATCAAGCTCAGGTCCTCCTCGCCCGGCTGGACGTATTGCTCAAAGTTTGGAGCAACTGGTGTCGGCGTCTTGATTGGTGACTGCAACGGGCTATGGAGTGACCCCTTGAACACATCTTCCTGCACATGTTCCACAAGCTCGGAGTCTTGGGGCAGATCTTTCGGAGTGACCCATGTGAGGCCCTTCTCGTACGGGCTCCCAGTCTTCCGGCGTTTTGCGCCGGCGCGTTTTCTCGCCCTGATCTCTCTGCACCTTCGGGCGTAGACGCTCAGGTCACCCATGTGGACGTCGAGGGTGTTCCTATCCTCCTCGGCTCTGACTCTGTTGCGCTTGTCCCGACAGGTTTGGCGGGCGGTGACTTGGTTATCCAGATGATGCTTGACCAGGGTGTAAGTGAGCGAGTCTTGATGATCACGGGGGATCTCAGGGAGGCCTGGCAGGTTGTCCTGGATCGACATCCATGGAAGAAAGGCTCTGTTGACAATGGCCCTGTCGGTATCGCGGTTGATCGCCATAAGGTTCTTTTGCTCTTTGGGAAGGTGTCGATCGTCTGGGAATAGCTTTCTCTTGCGCCAGAACTCGTACGGGTCTACACACTGCTCGAAGCACCACAGGTGCATGCAGCCCGCAACCTTGAAGGGGTCCTTCCGCCCATCAGACGTGCGCTCATGGTACTCGTCAAAGACCACGCGGAGAAAACCAGGCCGGATGATCTTGGAGTCCACGGGACACTGGGCGTATCGACACCTTCGGTCACActcctgctgccgagagTTGGCCTGAGCGGGAGGCTGCTGGACAAAGATGTTGACGTCCCGAGGGCAGTGTTCTAGGTAGTGACGCAGCTCTGCGGCGCTGAGTTCCAGGTGATCAACCCATTGGCCCAAGGGCGTGTATTCGAAATGGGGACCACCGCCgtctctcttcttccagTTTTCCACGAGGGGTAGGGGATCTGTGTAGACAAAGCTTGGGTCGCAAGTAATGTCCCCCTTTAGCTTGAGCGCCCTGTTGTTCTGAACCTTTCCACCAGCCCAGCGAACAGGGGCAGCCTcgtcttctcggccttgaagATCGGAGGAATCTCTcctcttgcgcttcttgatATATCCTGTCTCCTGACCTTGAGCTGGTTGCTGATTCATAGGCTGATTGAGGAACGGGGCGAATCCGCCGAGGAAAAGTTGTTGTGTTCCGAAAcgttctccatcttctcctttccAGTAACCGCGAATAGGCTGAGTAGGTGCATTGCGGTATGCTTTTTGCATATCATCGACGGATAAGTGGACTTGAGTAGGGGTAAGTTGCAGTTGCCCTTCATAGTTGGTGGTTTCAATCCAGGCGTTCATAGGAGTATACGACGGCCCATTACGCCCTGCTAGCCCGAAATCGGGGTAGATGTTGTTGGGTTGGTAGGGTCTTGGCTGAATATTGGGGTTGATCTGAAGAACCCGGGGGTTGATGGGATTATCGAAGTTGTTGAGATCATAGTTGAGACCTCCAGGACCAAATCCTGAGACACCCCCAGGCCCCATGCCAACGTCAATCCTGTCGCCAACACCCGGCGGTGCCTGCAGGAAgccaggagctggaggctgtTGTGAGAGAGGCGCATTGCCTGGCACCCCCTGAAGTCCATCGTTGGTGACGGGTCTGTTTAACGTAGGTAGAGGGTCAAAATCTATGGTGTCTAGTTGTAAATCGTCAACGTTGACGTTAGCCAGATATTCTGATTGGGCCGCAGCCATGGTACCGTCCATATAAGGACCAGAGTTGTGGAGAGGATCCATGTTATCTCCCAGGCTCGTGATCACAATGCTGTTGAAGTCTTGAGGGTCGAACGATTGCGGCGCGGAAAACCTGTCAAATGTCTGGCAATCGTGGTTCAATGGATATATAGTGGGTATAATGAACGAAATGGACATTGATCAAGGATGAAGCATGAATATTAATACTGAGGCCGAGGACAACACGAGAACATGAGTCCAGATCTATGAACATTGTCTTCCTTTGGACCTTTGTTTCCAAGAATCCCTTAAAATACGAAGCAAAGAAACGCAGACCGTGTTCAGGATATACTGAACAAGGACTGAATCTCGGAAGAAGGTGTGGCACCTCTTTGTCTTTGTAGACCGGAACACCCAAGTGCGGGTGGGTAGTCCAGGTCATTGCACCATGTTCGTATTTTCGGAAGCAGATTAAAACCTGTGGCTTGTTAGCACTAAGAAAGATGAAAGCCAGCACGATGCCAAAGAAATTGGGAAGAAAGCGCTTCGATCAGGAGAGCTGTGCACGTTTTTCGACAGAAAGTTCCGAACAGGTCTGTGTTATGCGTGTCTCATCATAAAAGCAGGGAGGGAAGGGTAGTGAAGGTGTAAAAGTCAAGGCTTACCATATAATAGCAGTTTCATGAGCCAGATCCGAGATGGATCTGGCATGGTCGCTGTGGGCCTGTCATGGTGAGTTGAAGTGTCACGTTTGAGAGAGTAGATGAGAAGATTCTGCATGCTCTAAGCCCAATTACGCTTGTCCAAGTGGCGGATGAAAATTCATCATCTCGTCAGAGAACGAAGGAATTGGACCAGAGAATGCAGCTTTTCAAGGCCATAATTGATGGCCCATTGAAGGAGGCTGCATTGGAAGTGCATGAAGAGAAGTGTTGAATATTCGGTCGTGAGGTTTGAACAAAATTCAGGTATGAGTGGGGCCATGAGC includes:
- a CDS encoding Flavin-Reduct domain-containing protein codes for the protein MADQVKRNPHPDFKGVEASRPDWNNESKFRYTKTVNPDWKFGDGANKLHEGDAGKKHVAIDPHEEGRNPGFNYKFLISAITPRPIAFVSTRSADGSSTNLAPFSYFNMVNHDPPLFVVGIASGLGNAKDTLRNVSESGECVINIISEPFVEAANSASANAPYGVSEWDISGLTPVYDCETVKCARVGEAVVSIEAKLDTLKEYDSRARPGNKSGTIAIFEGTRFWVREDAINEERNLVDPQVLRPISRLGGITYGRTTEVMEIPRVDFEKDVGGLEGAEKLKKQNSQ